AGCGCCTGCTGGCTGCGTCCCGGCTCGGCGGCGATCGCGCGCAGGATTCCGGCGTGCGCAGGGGTCAGGTCGAGAGAGGCTATCAGGTCGGCGAACACTGTGGCCGAACAGTGGCCGAGTTGTGACAACAGGAACGCAACGTTGTCGCCGTCGGGCGGGTTCGCGGACACCCCGAAATCGTATCAATCAGGAATGATCGAGACATAAGACCGGCGAATCGTATTGTGCTACATCCAGATCAGCAATACCGTTCATAGTATGAATGATTCCGTTATTGACACGAATACGCGACGGCCGACGCAGAAGGGGCCGCCGCTCGCGCCGCTGGCGGCGATCTCGGTCGGGCTGCTCGTCGCCGGTATCGCGGTGGGGGTCGGCCTACACGGGGTGATGCCGCTGCCGTACGGATCGGCGACCGCGATAATGGCCTACGTCGACGGGTGCCGACCTGGCCGGCCGGGTGATCGCGTTCGGTGTGTTCGGCTCATCGATCCCGCTGGCCATCTACGCGGCCACCGCCGGCAGCCGGCTGCGCCAACTGGGCGTCACCGCGCCGGGGTCGACGATCGCGCTGGCCGGTGGCCTGCTCGCCGCGACCGGCCTGGCGCTGTCGGCGCTGCTGATCTGGACGCTGTCGCGACCGGAGGTCGCCGGCGACCGCCCGCTGGTGCGCGCGCTGTGCTACCTGGCCTTCCTCAGCGGCGGGCCGTGGCACGTGGTCGGCCTGGGGCTGCTGATCGCCGGGATCGCCGTGCCGGGCCTGATCATCGGTTTGCTGCCGCGACCGGTGGCCTGGGCGGGACTGGCCATCGCCGCGCTCGCCGAACTGACCACCCTGGTGCTGATCTGGCCGGTGCTGTCGCCGATGCTGCCGGCGGCGCGCCTGGCCGGGCTGGGATGGTTGATCGTGGCGGGCGCGCTGCTGCCGACCCGCCGCCGGAATCGACGCGAGGCGCTGGCCGGGGCGGCGCGCTGAGCGGATGCGGGCTCCGCTGAGTCGGCGCCGCCCGGGTGCGCGGCTCAGCCGGCCGGCCTGACGCCCATGCCCGGATGCACCAGGACCCGGTGCAGGTCGTCGCCGAGCTCGATCTGCCGGTCGAACCGCGATGCGGCCAACGCGCGCCACTCGTCCTCCTGACCCGGCTGCGGCGCGGGCACGTAGTGGGTGAGGATCAGGATGCCGACCCCGGCGCGTTCGGCGGTGTCGGCGGCCTCCTCCACCGACGAGTGGTAGTCGCAGATGTCGCGGATGCGCTGCATCGGCGCCTGTTCGACGAGGTCGCGACGGATCACCGTGTGCACGAGCGCACCCGCCCCCTGGGCCAGCCCGTCGAGGCTCGGGCACGGCACGGTGTCGCCGGCCAGCACCACCGAGGCGTCGGCGAACTCGACCCGGAACCCGATCGTCGGGGTGACCGGGCGGTGATCGGTAGGCGCCACCCGGATCGTCACCCCGCCGTGGTTCCACACCTCGCCGTCGGTGTGCTCGTGCACCCGGACCTGCGGTGGGGCGTTGAGATCGTCGTGATGGGCGATCCGGTAGCCGATGTCGTGGCCGAACGCCTTGAAGGTGGCCTCGACCACCTCGGCGGTGCCCGGCGGGCCGATGATCGACAGCGGGTGCGGATCCGGGCCGAAGGTGGTGATCCACCGGGTGATCAGCAGGTCGCCCAGGTCGGCGATGTGATCGCTGTGCAGGTGGGTCAGCAATAGCGCCGTCAACGCGCTCGCCGAGGTTCCGGCCGCGGCCATCCGCTGCTGCACCCCGCGGCCGCAGTCGACCAGAAACGTCTGGTCACCGGCCCGCACCAGCGTTGACGGCCCGGCCCGGCGGGCGTCGGGAACCGGGCTGCCGGTCCCGAGCAGGGTGACCTCGATCATGGGCCAGGTATACCTGACGCGCGCGTCAGCCGGGAGCGGAGCGGGCGAAACGGCTCGCAGCCGGCCCGGGTTCGCCGAAACCTTTCGCTGCGCGCTCCGCCGACCTAGCCTGGTGTGAGATAGATCACGACTGGAGGCTGCGATGCGGATCGCGGACGTTTTGCGCAACAAGGGTTCGGCGGTGGCCACCATCACCCCGGAGACATCGGTGGCGGGCCTGCTCACCGAGCTGGCCGTGCACAACATCGGGGCGATGGTGGTGGTATCGCCCGACGGGGTGGTCGGGATCGTGTCCGAGCGTGACGTGGTGCGGGCCCTGCAGCGGCGCGGCGCGGAGTTGTTGACGCAGCCGGTCTCGGAGATCATGACGAGCATGGTCGTGACCTGCAGTCCCGAGGATTCGGTGGACAGCCTCACCCGGCTGATGACCGAGAACCGGGTGCGTCATGTCCCGGTGCTCCAGAACGGCCGGCTGGCCGGCATCGTCAGCATCGGCGATGTGGTGAAGACCCGGATGGAGGAGCTCGAGGCGCAGCAGGAGCAGCTGCAGGCCTACATCACCCGTGGCTGACATCCCGGTGGTCGCGGCGCAGCGCCGCGACCTGCGGCCGATGGCGCGCGTGCTGGCGCGTGCCTTCCAGCACGATCCGGTGATGACGTGGATGGTGCCGGACACGGCGGCGCGTGAGCGGGCGCTGCCGCGGATGTTCGCCACCATGATCCGGCACCACTACCTGCGCACCGGCGCCCCCGAGGTGGCCGGCGGCGAGCAGCCCGGCGCGGCGGCGCTGTGGGATCCGCCGGGCAAGTGGCAGCAGACCCGGCTGCAGGAGCTGGTCATGATGCCCGGGTTCCTGCGCGCGCTGGGCCGCAACGTCGGACGCGCCCAGCAGGTGATGGAGCTGATGAAGGCACAGCACCCGGAGGAGCCGCACTGGTATCTCGCGGTGATCGGCTCCGATCCGACGGTGCGCGGCGCCGGATACGGTCACGCGCTGATGCGGTCCCGGCTGGACCGCTGCGACGCCGAGTACTGCCCGGCGTATCTGGAGTCCTGCAACCCGGACAACGTCCCGTACTACGAGCGGTTCGGGTTCCGGGTGACCGGCGAGATCAAGGTGCCCGACGGGCCGACCCTGTGGCCCATGTGGCGTGAGCCACGATAGGACCCCAGTGGCGTGAGCCACGATAGGACCCCAGTGGCGTGAGCCACGGTGACCTTTTCCCCGCGAGCAGACGCGTACACCCCTGAAACGGGCCCCATTCGGGGGTGTACGCGTCTGCTCGGCGCAAGGGGGGTGGCGGGGTGGAGCTACACCGGGCCGGCTCCGGCCCCGACCGCCGCGGGTTCGCCGACGCCGCCCAGCAGGTCGTTGTCGGCGAACGCGCCCCGATAGGCGGCGGCCGGATGGGTGTCGGGCAGCCGGTCGCCGCGGCCGAACAGCTTGTGCCGCAGCGTGCCGGACTTGTCGGTGGCGATCAGGCCGCGTTCGCGCAGCACCGGGAACAGCCGGTCGGCCACCTCCTGGAAGCTGCCGGGCACGGTGGCGTGGTAGACGTTCACCCCGTCCACCCCGGCCTCGCGCCACTCCTCGAGGTAGTCGGCGATCTCCTCGGCGGTGCCCACCACCCGGTTCGCGCCCTCCAGCACCCAGGCCAGATCCCGGATCGTCGGCTCGGCGTTGCCGGACGCCTCGGCGGCCCAGCGGGCGAACCCCTGCACCCCGTTGAATTCGCCGAGCGCGCTCAGCGGGGTGTCCAGGCCCAACCCGCCGGCGTCGACCCCGGCGTCGCCGAGCGCGTGCAGCGCCACCCCCTCCAGATCCAGCCAGCGGCGCAGTTCGTCGTGGCGGCGCACCGCGTCCCGGTGCGTCTCGCCGATGACGAACGAAAGTCCCTGCGCGAACGTGATGTCGCTCGGATCGCGCCCGTTCTGCGCTGCCAGCGAACGGGTTTCGGTGGTCAGCGTGTGCGCGGCGGCCGGATCGGGGCTGGAGATGTAGACGCCCTCGGCATTACGGGCCGAGAACAGCTGACCGGCCGGGGAGGCGCCGGCCTGGAACAGCACCGGGGTGCGCTGCGGTGACGGCGAGGTGAAGTG
The window above is part of the Mycolicibacterium hassiacum DSM 44199 genome. Proteins encoded here:
- a CDS encoding ribonuclease Z, producing the protein MIEVTLLGTGSPVPDARRAGPSTLVRAGDQTFLVDCGRGVQQRMAAAGTSASALTALLLTHLHSDHIADLGDLLITRWITTFGPDPHPLSIIGPPGTAEVVEATFKAFGHDIGYRIAHHDDLNAPPQVRVHEHTDGEVWNHGGVTIRVAPTDHRPVTPTIGFRVEFADASVVLAGDTVPCPSLDGLAQGAGALVHTVIRRDLVEQAPMQRIRDICDYHSSVEEAADTAERAGVGILILTHYVPAPQPGQEDEWRALAASRFDRQIELGDDLHRVLVHPGMGVRPAG
- a CDS encoding CBS domain-containing protein → MRIADVLRNKGSAVATITPETSVAGLLTELAVHNIGAMVVVSPDGVVGIVSERDVVRALQRRGAELLTQPVSEIMTSMVVTCSPEDSVDSLTRLMTENRVRHVPVLQNGRLAGIVSIGDVVKTRMEELEAQQEQLQAYITRG
- a CDS encoding GNAT family N-acetyltransferase — its product is MADIPVVAAQRRDLRPMARVLARAFQHDPVMTWMVPDTAARERALPRMFATMIRHHYLRTGAPEVAGGEQPGAAALWDPPGKWQQTRLQELVMMPGFLRALGRNVGRAQQVMELMKAQHPEEPHWYLAVIGSDPTVRGAGYGHALMRSRLDRCDAEYCPAYLESCNPDNVPYYERFGFRVTGEIKVPDGPTLWPMWREPR
- a CDS encoding LLM class flavin-dependent oxidoreductase, whose product is MTNKTKRPLYFSAFVMNTASHVLHGLWRAPEAQNHRFNSLRHWTSLATTVERAGYDLLFFADVFGLRSPWNGNWRKAVEGGIQVPVNDPSVLASALATVTDNLGIVFTSSIVQDHPFNFARRMSSLDHYTDGRLGWNIVTSFNANMFRSFGYEGALPHDERYEWAYEYMEVVYKLWEGSWDDDALVQDKERGIHADPAKIHKINHVGRRYRVEGPHFTSPSPQRTPVLFQAGASPAGQLFSARNAEGVYISSPDPAAAHTLTTETRSLAAQNGRDPSDITFAQGLSFVIGETHRDAVRRHDELRRWLDLEGVALHALGDAGVDAGGLGLDTPLSALGEFNGVQGFARWAAEASGNAEPTIRDLAWVLEGANRVVGTAEEIADYLEEWREAGVDGVNVYHATVPGSFQEVADRLFPVLRERGLIATDKSGTLRHKLFGRGDRLPDTHPAAAYRGAFADNDLLGGVGEPAAVGAGAGPV